The Cohaesibacter intestini genome includes a window with the following:
- a CDS encoding LysE family translocator, with protein MTLSEILTFAFVASLLVISPGPNGVLIARTVPTSGRAAGFANVAGFVTGFYLHGAMAIMGISILLVKSATAFAIVKYVGAAYLCWIGIKSLIAAYKGGSAGASVQPAKRKRRLIGAYFEGLLTNALNPKVSMFYLAAFPQFITIGETSVAASFTLVFVHSVINAIWFGAMVLLLSRLTTMAQNGVFQRWLKGVTGVVFLGFGAKLALYRPSV; from the coding sequence ATGACACTATCCGAGATTCTTACATTTGCATTTGTGGCCAGTTTGCTGGTTATCTCGCCCGGCCCCAATGGGGTGCTGATTGCCAGAACCGTTCCGACGTCCGGGCGCGCTGCGGGTTTCGCCAATGTGGCGGGGTTCGTCACAGGTTTCTATTTGCATGGTGCGATGGCGATTATGGGTATTTCCATTCTGCTTGTGAAATCGGCAACGGCTTTTGCGATCGTCAAATATGTCGGGGCTGCCTATTTGTGCTGGATCGGCATCAAGTCGCTGATTGCGGCTTACAAAGGTGGCTCTGCGGGTGCTTCTGTCCAGCCCGCCAAAAGAAAGCGACGCCTGATTGGCGCCTATTTTGAGGGCCTTCTGACTAATGCACTCAATCCGAAGGTTTCGATGTTTTATCTGGCAGCCTTTCCGCAATTCATAACCATCGGAGAAACATCGGTCGCAGCGTCCTTTACGTTGGTCTTCGTGCATTCTGTGATCAATGCGATCTGGTTCGGTGCGATGGTGCTTCTGCTGTCCAGACTGACGACGATGGCCCAAAATGGTGTCTTCCAGAGATGGCTGAAGGGTGTGACCGGTGTGGTTTTCCTCGGTTTTGGTGCCAAACTGGCGCTTTATCGACCGTCGGTGTGA
- a CDS encoding MarC family protein codes for MNSAINWTDLFRELITIFVVIDPIGSIPVYLFAVQSVPAHLHRRFAVRAVAIATLVLLAFLIGGQVVLETIGLRLGSFQIAGGLVLFLFALSMIFGESKPNLEIAEAERDHLSSAVFPLAIPSIASPGAMLAIVILTENRSNTLAEQTVTASLLLLVLLFTLLLLLAATFIFKLIGKTGASIISRVMGLILATIAVDAILNGLDAVGILEVANTGPPAL; via the coding sequence ATGAATAGCGCTATCAATTGGACCGACCTGTTCAGAGAGCTGATCACGATTTTCGTCGTGATCGATCCGATCGGCTCCATTCCTGTCTATCTGTTTGCAGTCCAATCGGTGCCAGCCCATTTGCATCGACGCTTTGCTGTGCGCGCTGTTGCGATTGCCACCCTTGTGTTGCTGGCCTTCCTGATTGGCGGGCAAGTCGTTCTTGAAACCATCGGCTTGCGCCTTGGCTCCTTTCAGATTGCCGGAGGCCTTGTCCTTTTCCTGTTTGCTCTGAGCATGATTTTCGGTGAATCAAAGCCCAATCTGGAAATCGCCGAAGCGGAACGGGACCATTTATCGAGCGCCGTCTTCCCCCTTGCCATCCCAAGCATCGCATCCCCCGGGGCCATGCTCGCCATTGTCATTCTCACCGAGAATCGCAGCAACACGCTCGCCGAGCAAACTGTCACGGCAAGCCTATTGCTTCTCGTCTTGCTCTTCACTTTGCTATTGCTGCTGGCGGCGACCTTCATCTTCAAACTGATCGGCAAGACTGGTGCCTCCATCATCTCACGCGTGATGGGGCTGATCCTCGCCACCATTGCCGTTGACGCCATCCTCAATGGTCTGGATGCTGTCGGCATATTGGAAGTGGCTAACACTGGACCCCCTGCCCTTTGA
- a CDS encoding 50S ribosomal protein L25/general stress protein Ctc, with the protein MAEFEFKAERRDRAGKGAARALRRAGRVPAVIYGDKKDPISISIPYKETELQIQKGGFLSHVITVDIDGEKIRVIPRDYQLDVVRDFPVHVDFLRVSRSTKITVGVHVTFLNEETCPGLKRGGALNIVRREVEVLCPATEIPESIVIDLKDADLGDSIHISAVALPEGVTPTITDRDFTIVTIAAPAGFNEAEEGEEDEAAEAE; encoded by the coding sequence ATGGCTGAATTTGAATTCAAAGCAGAACGCCGTGACCGGGCCGGTAAGGGGGCCGCTCGTGCATTGCGTCGCGCTGGCCGCGTACCTGCCGTAATCTATGGCGACAAGAAAGACCCCATCTCCATTTCCATCCCTTACAAGGAAACGGAATTGCAGATCCAGAAGGGCGGCTTTCTGTCCCACGTCATCACCGTTGATATTGATGGCGAGAAAATCCGCGTGATCCCACGTGACTACCAGCTCGACGTTGTCCGTGACTTCCCTGTCCATGTTGATTTCCTGCGCGTTTCCCGCAGCACCAAAATCACTGTTGGTGTGCATGTTACGTTCCTCAACGAAGAGACCTGCCCAGGCCTCAAGCGTGGTGGTGCTTTGAACATTGTGCGCCGTGAAGTGGAAGTCCTGTGCCCAGCGACTGAAATTCCAGAATCCATCGTCATCGATCTGAAAGACGCTGACCTCGGTGATTCCATCCACATTTCCGCAGTTGCTCTGCCGGAAGGTGTGACCCCAACCATCACTGATCGCGACTTCACCATCGTCACCATCGCTGCTCCTGCCGGCTTCAATGAAGCAGAAGAAGGCGAAGAAGACGAAGCAGCGGAAGCTGAATAA
- the pth gene encoding aminoacyl-tRNA hydrolase, with the protein MYLLVGLGNPGPKYASNRHNIGFMAVDEIARQHNFSPWRRKFQGEVCEGQIGRHKALLLKPTTYMNESGRSVAEACRFYKIEPKDVFVYHDELDLAPGKVKAKLGGGVAGHNGLRSTGAHIGNDFHRVRLGIGHPGRDRVTQWVLGDFAKADRDWLEPLIDALAKSAPSLLAGDLGRFMTDFSHTLNPPVNGHKKARPENKAEQNQPDNSDKSVKSVKSDKGATPTSTSDAAPKNAMAEALKKLMSVKKDN; encoded by the coding sequence ATGTATCTGCTTGTCGGACTTGGTAACCCCGGACCCAAATATGCGTCCAACCGCCACAATATCGGCTTCATGGCAGTGGACGAGATCGCCCGCCAGCACAATTTTTCCCCTTGGCGGCGCAAATTTCAGGGTGAAGTCTGTGAAGGCCAGATCGGTCGCCACAAAGCCCTGTTGCTCAAGCCTACCACCTATATGAATGAATCCGGTCGCTCTGTTGCGGAAGCCTGTCGCTTCTACAAGATTGAGCCGAAGGATGTCTTCGTCTATCACGACGAGCTTGATTTGGCCCCCGGCAAGGTCAAGGCCAAGCTTGGTGGCGGTGTCGCGGGACACAATGGCTTGCGCTCCACCGGAGCCCATATCGGCAACGATTTTCATCGCGTCCGTCTGGGGATCGGCCATCCGGGCCGTGACCGGGTCACTCAATGGGTGCTGGGCGATTTTGCCAAGGCCGATCGTGATTGGCTCGAGCCATTGATCGATGCGCTCGCCAAGTCTGCACCAAGCCTTTTGGCCGGAGATCTCGGCCGCTTCATGACAGATTTCAGCCACACGCTGAACCCTCCCGTCAATGGCCACAAAAAGGCGCGCCCGGAGAACAAGGCCGAGCAGAACCAACCAGATAATTCAGACAAATCAGTCAAATCAGTCAAATCAGACAAGGGCGCGACGCCAACAAGCACGTCGGACGCGGCCCCGAAAAACGCAATGGCCGAAGCTCTCAAGAAGCTGATGTCGGTCAAGAAGGATAACTAG
- the ychF gene encoding redox-regulated ATPase YchF encodes MGFKCGIVGLPNVGKSTLFNALTKTAAAQAANYPFCTIEPNTGDVAVPDSRMDAIAKVAGSKEIIPTRLTFVDIAGLVRGASKGEGLGNQFLANIREVDAIVHVLRCFEDEDITHVEGKIDPVVDADTVETELMISDMESLERRVANLRKRGQTGDKEAKLQVALMDRILELLHDGKPARMLDTADEEERKAVKALNLLTTKPVLYVCNVDEESTATGNSFSKAVEEMAAAQGNGAVVISAAIEAEISQLDAEEQEEFLETLGLEEPGLDRMIRAGYDLLHLITYFTAGPKETRAWTVTKGSRAPQAAGVIHTDFERGFIRAQTIAYDDYVSLGGETAAKEAGKARDEGKEYVVQDGDVMLFKFNT; translated from the coding sequence ATGGGTTTCAAATGCGGCATTGTCGGCCTGCCCAACGTCGGCAAATCCACCCTGTTCAACGCACTGACCAAAACGGCAGCCGCTCAGGCCGCCAACTATCCCTTCTGCACCATTGAACCAAATACCGGTGACGTGGCCGTGCCGGATTCCCGCATGGATGCCATCGCCAAGGTTGCTGGGTCCAAGGAAATCATCCCGACCCGCCTCACCTTCGTTGACATTGCCGGTCTGGTGCGTGGTGCCTCCAAGGGTGAAGGCCTCGGCAACCAGTTCCTTGCCAACATCCGCGAAGTGGACGCCATTGTCCATGTCTTGCGCTGCTTTGAAGACGAAGACATCACCCATGTCGAAGGCAAGATCGATCCGGTGGTCGATGCCGACACGGTGGAAACCGAGCTGATGATCTCTGATATGGAGAGCCTTGAGCGCCGCGTCGCCAACCTGCGCAAGCGCGGCCAGACCGGCGACAAGGAAGCCAAGCTTCAGGTCGCCCTGATGGACCGCATTCTCGAGCTGCTGCATGACGGCAAACCTGCCCGCATGCTCGACACGGCGGACGAAGAAGAACGCAAGGCCGTCAAGGCCCTCAACCTGCTGACCACCAAACCAGTGCTTTATGTCTGCAACGTCGACGAAGAAAGCACAGCCACAGGCAACAGCTTCTCCAAAGCGGTCGAGGAAATGGCCGCCGCGCAGGGCAACGGCGCCGTGGTCATTTCGGCCGCCATTGAAGCCGAAATTTCTCAGCTGGACGCAGAGGAACAGGAAGAATTCCTCGAAACCCTCGGGCTGGAAGAACCGGGCCTCGACCGGATGATCCGCGCTGGCTATGACCTGTTGCACCTGATCACCTATTTCACCGCAGGTCCGAAAGAAACCCGCGCATGGACCGTGACCAAAGGCTCCCGTGCCCCGCAAGCTGCTGGCGTCATTCATACCGATTTCGAGCGTGGCTTCATTCGCGCCCAGACCATCGCTTATGATGATTATGTCTCTCTGGGTGGCGAGACCGCGGCCAAGGAAGCGGGCAAGGCGCGCGACGAAGGCAAGGAATATGTGGTGCAGGACGGCGACGTCATGCTCTTCAAGTTCAACACTTGA
- a CDS encoding YceI family protein, whose translation MFIKNLRAFAVVGGLGLAAAVASPALAADYVIDTQGAHASIAFSASHLGISYTTGRFNTFSGDFSYDKDAPAASKVAVEIETDSVDTNHAERDKHLRTADFLEVSKYPTASFVSTGIELTGDKTAKITGDFTLRGVTKPVVIDAEFVGEGKDPWGGYRAGFKGTTSIALKDYGFKMDFGTIDLTLNVEGVRK comes from the coding sequence ATGTTCATCAAAAATCTTCGCGCTTTCGCCGTTGTTGGCGGCCTCGGTCTCGCTGCTGCAGTTGCCAGCCCTGCACTGGCTGCTGACTATGTGATTGACACCCAAGGGGCGCACGCTTCCATCGCTTTTTCTGCGTCTCACCTTGGTATTTCTTACACCACCGGTCGCTTCAACACCTTTAGTGGTGACTTCTCCTACGACAAGGATGCTCCGGCAGCCTCCAAAGTGGCGGTCGAAATCGAAACAGACAGCGTTGATACCAATCATGCCGAGCGTGACAAGCATTTGCGCACCGCCGATTTCCTGGAAGTCAGCAAATATCCAACTGCGTCCTTCGTATCCACCGGCATTGAGCTGACCGGCGACAAAACCGCCAAAATCACGGGCGACTTCACCTTGCGCGGTGTAACCAAGCCAGTGGTGATCGATGCAGAATTCGTTGGTGAAGGCAAAGACCCTTGGGGTGGCTATCGTGCAGGCTTCAAAGGCACCACTTCGATTGCGTTGAAAGATTATGGTTTCAAAATGGATTTCGGAACCATCGATCTGACCTTGAATGTTGAAGGTGTCCGCAAGTAA
- a CDS encoding cytochrome b, whose protein sequence is MTIKNSDSTYGWLSRLLHWGMALAIFIMFGLGIWMRGLDYYSPYYRSAPDLHKSVGLLLLALLLLRFVWRQVNKVPSDNHLGRWERLGSHVAHLAFYGLLLVIMVSGYFISTADGRGIAVFGLFEVPSLIEQRGLEDVAGLVHEWLAWGVIGLAGFHALAALKHHFLDKDVTLKRMLRG, encoded by the coding sequence ATGACCATCAAGAACAGTGATAGTACCTATGGATGGCTTTCCCGTCTGTTGCATTGGGGTATGGCCTTGGCGATATTCATAATGTTTGGGCTGGGAATATGGATGCGCGGGCTCGACTATTACAGCCCATATTATCGATCTGCGCCGGATTTGCATAAATCGGTTGGCTTGCTTCTGCTGGCTTTGCTGCTGCTCCGCTTTGTTTGGCGTCAGGTGAACAAAGTACCGTCCGATAATCATCTGGGCCGCTGGGAGCGACTTGGCTCGCACGTGGCGCATCTGGCCTTTTATGGTCTGCTTCTGGTCATCATGGTGTCCGGCTATTTCATTTCCACCGCTGATGGCCGCGGCATCGCCGTGTTCGGTCTGTTCGAAGTGCCCTCGCTCATCGAGCAACGCGGCTTGGAAGATGTCGCCGGTCTTGTCCATGAATGGCTCGCATGGGGCGTGATTGGCTTGGCCGGATTTCACGCGCTGGCAGCTCTCAAACATCATTTTCTCGATAAGGACGTTACCCTGAAGCGCATGCTTCGCGGCTAG
- a CDS encoding LysR family transcriptional regulator → MDTLLGMRTFCAVVNEGSFIKGAESLDMSAALASKYVGQLEERLGVRLLNRTTRSMALTEAGQAYFDECAQLIADFDMLETVTRDRQATPVGHLRISAPVSFGQDRLTEALAAFLRQHPGISIETKLTDRFVNIVNEGYDMAIRIGKLEDSSLIARKLLPISISFFAAPTYLAAHGTPQHPEDLLAHQCIVDMNHRGRNNWQFETDEGTRMISVKGQYLTDSADSCRMMALCGLGIGCAPSFVVEDDIRNGHLVPLLTDLTHAEHNLYALYPHSRHVASKVRLCVDFLAHYFADGNPALSSR, encoded by the coding sequence ATGGATACACTTTTGGGGATGCGCACCTTCTGCGCCGTGGTCAATGAAGGCTCCTTCATCAAGGGTGCCGAAAGCCTTGACATGTCAGCCGCCTTGGCCAGCAAATATGTCGGTCAGTTGGAGGAGCGCCTTGGCGTGCGGTTGCTGAATCGCACCACCCGCTCCATGGCCCTGACGGAAGCGGGGCAGGCCTATTTTGATGAATGTGCCCAGCTGATTGCCGATTTTGACATGCTGGAGACGGTCACGCGGGATCGACAGGCCACACCGGTGGGCCATTTGCGGATCTCCGCCCCGGTCTCCTTTGGTCAGGACCGCCTGACGGAGGCTCTTGCTGCCTTCTTGCGACAGCATCCGGGCATTTCCATTGAAACCAAGCTGACCGATCGCTTCGTCAATATCGTCAACGAAGGCTATGACATGGCAATCCGTATCGGCAAACTTGAGGATTCAAGCCTCATTGCCCGCAAATTGCTGCCAATTTCTATCAGCTTCTTTGCCGCGCCAACTTATCTCGCTGCCCATGGCACCCCGCAACACCCCGAAGACCTGCTCGCCCATCAATGCATCGTCGACATGAATCATCGAGGCCGCAACAATTGGCAGTTTGAGACGGATGAGGGCACACGGATGATCAGTGTCAAAGGACAGTATCTCACTGACAGCGCCGATTCCTGCCGCATGATGGCCCTTTGTGGCCTTGGCATAGGCTGCGCGCCCTCCTTCGTGGTTGAAGATGACATCAGGAACGGGCATTTGGTCCCCCTGCTGACGGATCTCACCCATGCTGAGCATAATCTGTATGCGCTTTACCCTCACAGCCGCCACGTGGCCAGCAAGGTGCGCCTTTGTGTCGATTTCCTCGCGCACTATTTTGCCGATGGCAATCCCGCCCTTTCGTCGCGGTAA
- a CDS encoding YgaP family membrane protein: protein MRENVGSTDRTFRIIIGFVLLGMIFFEPVGWWGLLGLAPYISGIFRVCPLYNLVGLNTVAAVR, encoded by the coding sequence ATGAGAGAAAATGTTGGCTCTACCGATCGCACGTTTCGGATCATTATTGGGTTCGTGCTGCTCGGAATGATTTTCTTCGAACCAGTTGGCTGGTGGGGATTGCTTGGACTTGCTCCTTACATTTCCGGTATTTTCCGCGTCTGCCCACTCTATAATCTTGTTGGCTTAAATACCGTTGCTGCAGTGCGGTAA
- a CDS encoding adenine phosphoribosyltransferase codes for MQTSEALDLKSLIRSIPDYPKAGIIFRDITSLIAHGEGFRQSVRELAAPYQGKGISKVAGIEARGFIFGGAIADLLGVGFVPIRKQGKLPGEVVGQDYALEYGTDRIELHADAIAPGEKILLIDDLIATGGTAVAAFDLLDRVGGEIVAASFVIDLPDLGGAALLREKGIEVHTLMAFEGL; via the coding sequence ATGCAAACCAGTGAAGCACTCGACCTCAAAAGCCTGATCCGGTCGATTCCGGATTATCCCAAAGCCGGGATTATCTTCCGCGATATCACCAGCCTGATCGCGCATGGCGAGGGATTTCGTCAGTCGGTGCGCGAACTGGCGGCACCTTATCAGGGCAAGGGCATTTCCAAAGTGGCAGGCATCGAGGCCCGTGGCTTCATTTTTGGTGGGGCGATTGCCGATCTGCTGGGCGTCGGTTTTGTGCCGATCCGCAAGCAGGGCAAGCTGCCCGGCGAGGTGGTCGGTCAGGACTATGCGCTCGAATATGGCACCGACCGGATTGAGCTGCATGCAGATGCGATCGCTCCGGGGGAGAAAATCCTGCTGATTGATGACCTGATTGCCACTGGCGGAACGGCTGTGGCGGCCTTTGATCTGCTCGACCGGGTTGGTGGCGAGATTGTCGCTGCTTCTTTCGTGATCGATTTGCCTGATTTGGGCGGTGCAGCCTTGCTGCGCGAGAAAGGCATCGAAGTGCATACTTTGATGGCTTTTGAAGGTCTTTGA
- a CDS encoding S-methyl-5'-thioadenosine phosphorylase has product MTEAVLGIIGGSGLYDLPGFENGEWVTIDSPWGAPSDAVRIGELHGRKTVFLPRHGRGHVHSPSEINYRANIDVMKRAGVTDLVSVSACGSLKEAYAPGSFVLVDQFIDRTFAREKSFFGSGCVAHVSLADPISPALMDMVEDAAKQERLDYAKGGTYLAMEGPQFSSLAESQLYRSWGCDVIGMTNMPEAKLAREAEICYATVAMVTDYDCWHPDHGSVDIKDIIRVLQENSEKAQRLVARLAQIMPKDHVECPIGSDRALEYALVTAYDQRDPKLMAKLDAVAGRILKK; this is encoded by the coding sequence ATGACAGAAGCGGTGTTGGGCATTATCGGAGGATCAGGGCTTTATGATCTGCCCGGATTTGAAAATGGCGAGTGGGTGACCATCGACAGTCCCTGGGGCGCGCCTTCGGATGCCGTGCGGATTGGTGAGTTGCATGGCCGCAAAACTGTTTTCCTGCCCCGCCATGGGCGCGGTCATGTGCATAGTCCCAGTGAGATCAATTATCGCGCCAACATCGATGTGATGAAACGGGCCGGGGTGACCGATCTGGTGTCTGTCTCCGCCTGCGGCTCCTTGAAGGAAGCCTATGCACCGGGCAGTTTTGTGCTGGTGGATCAGTTTATCGATCGCACCTTTGCCCGCGAGAAAAGCTTTTTCGGCTCGGGCTGTGTGGCCCATGTTTCGCTTGCTGACCCTATCAGTCCGGCGCTGATGGATATGGTTGAGGATGCCGCCAAGCAAGAGAGGCTCGACTATGCCAAGGGAGGCACCTATCTGGCGATGGAGGGGCCGCAATTTTCCTCGCTTGCCGAGAGCCAGCTTTATCGCAGCTGGGGCTGCGACGTGATCGGCATGACCAACATGCCAGAAGCCAAGCTGGCCCGTGAGGCAGAGATTTGCTATGCGACGGTGGCGATGGTGACCGATTATGATTGTTGGCACCCGGACCATGGCAGTGTTGATATCAAGGATATCATTCGCGTGCTGCAGGAAAATTCCGAAAAAGCGCAGCGGTTGGTGGCCCGTTTGGCCCAGATCATGCCAAAGGACCATGTCGAGTGCCCGATTGGGTCGGACAGGGCGCTTGAATATGCATTGGTGACCGCTTATGACCAACGTGATCCGAAGTTGATGGCCAAGCTGGACGCTGTGGCCGGGCGCATTCTGAAGAAATGA
- a CDS encoding cytochrome c1 has protein sequence MITLTKNTVRALVVAGAMAVSSAAALAAGGGVHVEKQDWSFSGPFGKFDKAQLQRGFQIYKEVCSSCHSLEYIAFRNLGEEGALGYNEEQIKALAAEYEVEDGPNSDGEMFTRPAKPFDRFPSPFANPEEAKAANGGAYPPDLSLITKARAANVGPDLHNQLLTDLVRMIWHPITTYQEYGADYVYSLLTGYKDEVPAELAEKVGDKHYNPFFANGVAIGMAPPLSDELVEYTDGTPMTLEQYAKDVTAFLMWTAEPKLEERKRVGINALIFLIVFAGLLFFTKRKLWSNVDH, from the coding sequence ATGATTACGCTGACCAAAAACACGGTTCGCGCGCTCGTTGTAGCTGGTGCCATGGCGGTGTCATCCGCCGCAGCACTGGCCGCAGGTGGTGGCGTGCATGTCGAAAAGCAGGACTGGAGCTTCTCTGGCCCGTTCGGCAAGTTTGACAAGGCACAATTGCAGCGTGGCTTCCAGATCTACAAGGAAGTCTGTTCCAGCTGTCACTCGTTGGAGTATATTGCCTTCCGTAACCTCGGCGAAGAGGGTGCGCTTGGCTATAACGAAGAGCAGATCAAGGCTCTGGCTGCCGAATATGAAGTCGAAGATGGCCCGAACAGCGATGGCGAGATGTTCACCCGTCCCGCCAAACCGTTCGATCGCTTCCCGTCTCCATTTGCCAATCCGGAGGAAGCCAAGGCTGCCAACGGTGGGGCCTATCCTCCTGATCTGTCGCTGATCACCAAGGCACGCGCTGCCAATGTTGGTCCGGACCTGCACAATCAGTTGCTCACCGATCTGGTGCGCATGATCTGGCATCCGATCACCACCTATCAGGAATATGGCGCCGACTATGTCTATAGCCTGCTGACCGGTTACAAGGATGAAGTGCCTGCCGAACTGGCTGAGAAAGTCGGTGACAAGCATTACAACCCATTCTTCGCCAATGGTGTTGCTATCGGCATGGCGCCGCCATTGTCTGATGAGCTGGTGGAATATACCGATGGTACGCCGATGACGCTTGAGCAATATGCCAAGGACGTCACCGCATTCCTGATGTGGACGGCAGAACCGAAGCTGGAAGAACGCAAGCGCGTTGGTATCAACGCCCTGATCTTCCTGATCGTCTTTGCCGGTCTGCTGTTCTTCACCAAGCGCAAGCTGTGGTCCAACGTCGATCACTAG